One window of Pocillopora verrucosa isolate sample1 chromosome 9, ASM3666991v2, whole genome shotgun sequence genomic DNA carries:
- the LOC136283627 gene encoding uncharacterized protein, giving the protein MTTQNSLSFGVFVTELDEDIPEDFTDEVQNGDPVCTLSYDGRIHPLLEGGIVHGKRESHHRKGAAIETDQDQEIRQSQKVLRIKVSGFPIIQNGSNSTPCQVPTCKYCSKNLPTSSDEENHSVTKTQETEEDSRGTQVYSILGKPSSVHSPMPVIPKRGCMNTSGYILLITKLHYLQDKGEFELHEQIIREQLARRSPEDVDMEVSLKIERAMALFFQNNGKDAKRILKFVLKLEPQLKNPGILIGRALNLLTAVYKRQSKFGNAMRCVQEAQKALELQDSHEDKAELYQSYGALLNSLPAANITRDTRKTTAYKSYELACQYAVINREYINVKMAALLLKSCSKAANNNTHICKEDVMKAKRHLDLTESRTADGKMALGTRIKLLLLRSDQYCFEQNNAMAIEKAEEAKVLIQRHGFELELDSAERRISRLSDMLRLEKGEWSRSDLCSSSENQTDSEGDSSCLE; this is encoded by the coding sequence ACTCAGAATAGCCTTTCCTTTGGAGTTTTTGTCACAGAATTAGACGAAGATATTCCTGAAGATTTCACCGATGAAGTTCAGAATGGAGATCCGGTTTGTACTCTTTCTTATGACGGGAGGATCCACCCTCTCTTGGAAGGAGGAATCGTTCATGGAAAACGTGAATCACATCATAGGAAAGGTGCAGCAATAGAAACAGATCAGGATCAAGAGATAAGACAATCCCAGAAAGTTCTACGTATCAAGGTTTCAGGTTTTCCCATAATCCAGAATGGCTCTAACAGCACACCGTGTCAAGTACCGACTTGTAAATATTGTAGCAAGAATCTGCCCACTTCATCTGATGAAGAAAACCATTCAGTCACAAAAACTCAAGAGACAGAAGAAGACAGTCGAGGAACCCAAGTCTACTCAATATTAGGCAAACCCAGCTCTGTCCATTCTCCAATGCCAGTCATTCCAAAGCGCGGATGTATGAATACTTCCGGTTATATCTTACTTATAACAAAACTACACTATCTACAAGATAAAGGGGAGTTTGAGCTACATGAGCAAATAATACGAGAACAGTTGGCAAGAAGGTCGCCCGAAGATGTTGACATGGAAGTGAGTTTAAAGATTGAACGCGCAATGgcccttttttttcagaacaatgGTAAAGATGCCAAAAGAATACTAAAATTTGTACTGAAACTGGAGCCGCAGTTGAAAAACCCGGGAATTCTGATCGGACGAGCCTTGAATCTTTTGACGGCGGTGTACAAGCGTCAGAGCAAATTTGGAAACGCTATGAGGTGCGTGCAAGAGGCACAAAAAGCTCTTGAACTTCAGGATTCCCATGAAGACAAAGCGGAACTCTATCAAAGTTATGGCGCACTGCTTAACTCTTTACCTGCAGCGAATATAACTCGGGACACCCGAAAAACTACAGCGTACAAATCCTATGAGCTGGCATGTCAGTACGCTGTAATCAACCGAGAATACATTAACGTCAAAATGGCGGCTCTGCTCCTAAAGTCCTGCTCTAAGGCAGCGAACAACAACACCCACATCTGCAAAGAAGACGTCATGAAAGCAAAAAGGCACCTTGATTTAACTGAATCTAGAACTGCTGATGGTAAAATGGCGTTAGGGACAAGAATAAAGCTGCTGCTTTTGCGATCTGATCAGTActgttttgaacaaaacaatGCTATGGCTATCGAGAAGGCTGAAGAAGCGAAGGTGCTCATTCAGAGACATGGGTTTGAGCTGGAACTTGATTCTGCCGAGAGGCGCATTAGCCGCTTGTCTGATATGCTAAGGCTAGAAAAAGGGGAGTGGTCTAGAAGCGACTTGTGTTCAAGCAGTGAAAATCAAACTGATAGCGAAGGGGACAGCTCATGTCTTGAGTAA